The window ACAGATCCGGCTCTGGAAAGGTGATTGTCGTCCATGTACAGGGCTTTGCCGTCTTTTTCACCAATGCACTCGCCTTCGGGACAAAGCCCGTCCGCCAGTTCGATTATGGAAAACTTATAATGTTCCGAAAGATTTGCAACGATTTCACGGACTTTTTCGTTGGACTCTTCATATTCGTCTTTTTTTATGCCCACATTGGAGTCTTCAGCCAGCGAGGGCAGATACTTTTGCAGAACCGTGAGCTTCGCAAGCTCTCTCGGGATATCGTAGGGAAAGTCGGGGCTGTCCATTACAAAATAGACGTTCTTGCCCGCCAGCTTCTGCATGGTTCTTTCCAGTCCCCTCTCAAACACTTTAGGGTTCTCCTCGGGAGATGATTTGACAGTTTCGCCGTCCTTTATGAAAAAGTGGGGAGCCGAGCCCACAGAGGCGTCCTGCCAGCGGGCGTTTATCAAAACGTTCTTAACGGGTGACTGCTGTATAAGCTCAAGAACTCTGTCGTTATATTCGATGCATCTGAAAGTTGCGGGTTTCGTTGTTCGGGTCACACCCTGCAGGGGTGCGCATGCCGCCTTTGCCGCCAGAATGCCTGATATTCCTTTTTCTTTGCCGTAGGCATCGAACCCGTCAGCCAGAACAAGAGCGTGGGAATCGCCCCAGAGAATGAAGGACGGTGCTTTTGTCTTGTCACCCATGATGCAGAGTCCGTTAAGGGTGAGTTTTGACGCATCCTTGCTGAAACATTCGGGAGTTTCGAATGCGCTCTTCTCTGTTTTGGCGTATGCCGCCGCCTGAGGCGGTATTCTGTCGGGAAGACCTTTATGCAGAGCGACGTAGCCGCCGAGGATGCATCCCAGCGCCATGACGGCGTAAGTTGCACGGAAGAATACCTTCTTGTTCTCAATCTTTTTAACCCTCAGGGGTTTTTCGACAATGTAGTAGGAGAAGGAGGCGAAAGCGAACGTAAGGAATATGAGAAAGGCATCGGACTTCCAGAACTCGGGGATATGGATGCTCTCCCAGTAGTTTCTGAGTGCGAAGAGCGGCCAGTGCCACAGATAGAGCGAATAGGACAGAAGCCCCACCCACACCACAGGACGCAGGCTGAGGATATTGTTGATCACGCTTCCCTGCGACATTATTATCAGCGCAGTGCCCACGCAGGGCAGAAGAGCCGCATAGCCTGGAAAGGGCGTGTCGGTTTCGAATGTGAAAATACTTATTGAGAGCAGGGCTATGCCTGCTATGGACATGATGTTCGTATACAGAGGTTTTTCAGTTCTCGGGAAAAATTTAAGCGCTATGAGCGCACCGAGCATCAGCTCCCATGTGCGGAAAGGGATAAGATAGAATGCCGCTTCGGGATGGGTCTTTGTTCCCCAGATGCAGAGGATAAAGGACGCAATGAAGAGCGCCAGCGCATAGCGGACGTATTTTTTACTGCCGTATCTGGCTATAAGCATGAGCATTACGGGAAAGAAGATATAAAACTGTTCCTCAACACCAAGCGACCAGGTGTGGAGCAGGGGTTTTGTCTCCGCCTGAGTGTCGAAATAGCCGCTTTCACGCCAGAAGAGTA of the Seleniivibrio woodruffii genome contains:
- a CDS encoding acyltransferase family protein; this encodes MSLKYRSDIDGLRTLAVMPVIFYHAGMTLFSGGYVGVDIFFVISGYLITSIIVKELDAGNFTISNFYVRRVKRIFPALYFLLAFTFILSFFSLMPSHFESFGKSIVSTVLFSSNILFWRESGYFDTQAETKPLLHTWSLGVEEQFYIFFPVMLMLIARYGSKKYVRYALALFIASFILCIWGTKTHPEAAFYLIPFRTWELMLGALIALKFFPRTEKPLYTNIMSIAGIALLSISIFTFETDTPFPGYAALLPCVGTALIIMSQGSVINNILSLRPVVWVGLLSYSLYLWHWPLFALRNYWESIHIPEFWKSDAFLIFLTFAFASFSYYIVEKPLRVKKIENKKVFFRATYAVMALGCILGGYVALHKGLPDRIPPQAAAYAKTEKSAFETPECFSKDASKLTLNGLCIMGDKTKAPSFILWGDSHALVLADGFDAYGKEKGISGILAAKAACAPLQGVTRTTKPATFRCIEYNDRVLELIQQSPVKNVLINARWQDASVGSAPHFFIKDGETVKSSPEENPKVFERGLERTMQKLAGKNVYFVMDSPDFPYDIPRELAKLTVLQKYLPSLAEDSNVGIKKDEYEESNEKVREIVANLSEHYKFSIIELADGLCPEGECIGEKDGKALYMDDNHLSRAGSVEAVRGIGTLISKMASQ